In the Planctomycetota bacterium genome, CACGTCATCCAGGACCTGCGCCGCAGCCTGGACCTCGTCCTGCCGTGCTTCGACTGGGATCCGGCGCTTCTGGCCCGGCGCTACGCGCCCGGCAAATGGACCGCCCGCGAGGTGCTCGGCCACCTCACGGACGCGGAAATCGCCTTCCAGGCCCGGCTGCGACAGATTCTCTCCGAGCCCGGAAGCCCCGTGGCGCCCTTCGACCCGGACCGCTGGGCCCGCACCCTGGCGTACCCGCAACGAAGCGTGAGCCTCATGCGCCGGCTGTTCGAGGCGGCGCGCCTCAGCATGATCGAGCTCGTGGACCTGGTGCCGGAGCCGCTTTTCGGACGCCAAGGCGCCCACCCGCGCCACGCCTCCTATCGCGCCTGGGACGTCGTCACCCGCGCCGCGACGCATACCCTCCACCATTACGGCCAGCTCGAGGCCGCCCGCGACGGTCGCGTGTGGGAGCCGAGCCCCCCCGCCGGGGCCCCGTAACGGCCGCCCTCTCGAGTTCGGCCGCCACCAGGCGGACCGCGCGGAGCTGCGCCCGCAACGGCACCCGCCCCGCGGGGGGCAGATGGAGAAAGACGCACGGCACCCGCGTCTCATCCAGGGCCCGATAAAATACGTGATTGCAGGTGAACGTACCCGCGTGATACGAAAGGGACACGGGCACGCGCGCGGCCCGCAGCGCGCGGTGAAGGCGATCCAGGGGGGCCCGGGCCTCCAGAATCATGGGTCCCCCGCGCCGGATCGGACGGCGCCACCGCCTCCAGCGCCGGCCCTCGTGGTGATCCACG is a window encoding:
- a CDS encoding DinB family protein, which produces HVIQDLRRSLDLVLPCFDWDPALLARRYAPGKWTAREVLGHLTDAEIAFQARLRQILSEPGSPVAPFDPDRWARTLAYPQRSVSLMRRLFEAARLSMIELVDLVPEPLFGRQGAHPRHASYRAWDVVTRAATHTLHHYGQLEAARDGRVWEPSPPAGAP
- a CDS encoding pyrrolidone-carboxylate peptidase, which gives rise to MRTLVVGFEPWDGMRRNPSGEVARALGGVVLPVRYDRAERAFRAALRERRPAALLLLGLAPARRTLSLEAVALNVDHHEGRRWRRWRRPIRRGGPMILEARAPLDRLHRALRAARVPVSLSYHAGTFTCNHVFYRALDETRVPCVFLHLPPAGRVPLRAQLRAVRLVAAELERAAVTGPRRGGSAPTRDRRGRPRAGRNGGGYASRRG